A window of Glycine soja cultivar W05 chromosome 2, ASM419377v2, whole genome shotgun sequence genomic DNA:
TCACTTCCATATTTCCATAGCTAAGGGTTAGGCAAGGTAGtttgttttgtcttttatagTCCTCACATACTAGATTTTCATGTAAAAAGAGTACGTGTGTAACTGAAAGTAGAACTGTAGAAGCACAGAAGTTAAGAATTCATTTTTCCACTTCTCTTGATAGAAGTGACCACTGTGTCTAGGTCTAATTTGACGTGTACCAACCAAGTAGAtgacaaacaacaaaaattagaaaaaaaattaagggtgAGTTTGGTTGCACccaaagaaaattaaaacaaatatttaaattaaagtagaaCACAAGAAATGTGGAAttcatactattttttttaaaaaaaatcttcttttttctcataTTTATCCACTACCAAACACAcattaaaggaagagagagaacaaACTATGAGATCAAGGGgataaaaacttttaaatatcATGTGgtaatcatatttttatgtatCTTTGTCAAAAAGTGCCGTATGGAtacttttatgttattttcataattttctacttttacttttttaacttttataccAATATAAATTAGAATCTCATActaattatataagttttaacatttttatgtatatattgaCTTATGTTCATTTCTAGAATAtgaattctcttttaatctgaacttttattttaatttatttttaaaaaggaaataaattaattttaaagagaaaatagattataccttaaaagttatatattaataaagattTATGATTGATTGACCATTAAACTTGTGAGTGCATGATgattaaacttaattttaaattaatttataagttgCAATTTGCCATATTCTCTTATATCATTGCCGTATCATAGCATGTCCCTCTCTGTATATTAAAAAGAGTATCTCTGTTATTCTGTATCAACATTGGGGAAACATTGAAATTTGGATGTTTTTTTCAAATCTCGAGTTGAATTGATAAACTATACGGTTTGGTCTAAGCTTAACAAGAGATCGATCAATGCAGAGCCCATTAATATCTTTGAAACTTTAAATTATCGATCAGTCTGTGACTTATTTGTCCTCTACTGAGACGTCCAAATAAAACCAAACTGGCAGACAATATAACGCATACTCTGAAATTGTAAACTAGTTTTCACATTATTCAGCATGTTTTTCTCATACATACATATCATCCTCTATAATAAACCGATTTTGAACTCtgaatataactaaaattttaaaaagaagagGGATTGcatattaatttgaatattgGGGTGAATAAATGAGGACGTACTTATGGTGTCAAATTGTTTAAGAGTGCAAAATAGTGTTTTACACAccccaaaataataaaagtgcTAATGGTAGTTGAGAACGTGGGTGCTGGTGGGTGAGTTCAGAAAACCTAAACTAATATATATCTCAAAAAGGCAAAAATGCAAAAGCATTATGATTCCAAAGGGTCCATCACCAGGTCCACCACCACACCTACAATGATGTAACACCAAAGcagaatggagaaaggtacaggCCAACGTTCTaattatcctatttttttattatcacacacaagattatattatattgatgATGTAAGGTGGGTTGAATgattaagaggaaaaaaaaaatcacaaatttgatttcatatttttataaaactttacaTTTAccgataaaaatttatatatactatACCACATACCTGTTACTAGGAAAACATAaagattgaattttatattatgaaaacCAATAGAATCACAATGGAAGTATATCCATTGCTCAAAATCCTTACAGCATGTATCAAATATATTTCAAGGACCACAAACAGGACAGCCAAATTTCCCTGGGAAAAAACAATgaagttgaaacttgaaagatcaacaaaagcaaattaaatattaatcccAGGAATGGCTAGCTAAACTTGTTGATCATCATCAAGTTGAGGAGCACAAGCACAaaagtcatttttttctttacaatcACATCTCTTGATACTCCAGCAACTGCATGCGGCTTTGCATTCTCAGCTGTTCATAGAACCTTCTGATGAAATCCTCAGCCTGATCATCAACATGGCCATTTCCATTTCCACCCTcttgttcttcattttcttcatcctCAGATGAGTAGTTGGAGATCCTCACGGAGAAGGGTGATGATGATGAGAGGAGGGGGCTCTTCCTCTCCCCAGGGGCAAAATCAGATGCATTAATATTATCAAACCTAAGGTTGAAAGTGTATTCAGGTGTcatattattaggcaccaaaacCACAGGCCTATTATTAGGCTCTTCAACAACCTCTGGGGTGTTCATGCAAGGGAAGTTGAAATGATGCTTCCTCTTTGGCACATGGAAAAAAACAGGATTTGGACTGTTGCTGCATGAGAATTCATATTCCTGCATGCCATAACCACGTGCCAAACTCTTTGAAtaatgatgatggtgatgaGATGACATGAAATTGCTCATAGATTTTCTGAGCAATTTCCCTTTCTTCATCATCAAATTCATGTCCATAATCAGCTTCCTCTTTGACACCAAGCCCTTCCTGATCATGAAGAAGGTGATCCTCAACACATTCCATAGCTTCTTGGCTATAACTGGAGAATGTGCCTccatttttcttaaaacttaACAAAGCGAAAAACAAGTATGAGCAGTAATAAaggttttaaatttaagtaactTGGGATAAAAGGGTACTATAATATGGGAGAAGGAACTAGAAagattgaaaatagaagtgaaagGTTTTTGTGAACCAAAGTGTGTGAGAGTGAGTTTTCTTTGGTTCTGCGAGGTTTCTTAAGCCTCGCAGAAACAAGAAAACCTGATGAGAAAAAATGGAAGGAAAGGGATGAGGGTTTTATAGGAATTGGAGAGGGCATGATGAAGTGATGGAGAAGCCATATGAATAAAAGTGCGTTTTCAAAAAATGGACCCAACAACCGCTCCTTCCACACAAcatttttaagaaaagaaaacacagaaaGCAACTATCCGTttcaaaaatgtaatttaaataaacaataaatgagataatATTGAAACAACAATTGATAGCATTATTTCAGTGTCGGAAAatgcttttttctttcaataaaagTAGAACAACTTTTGCtgtccttttttaattttaagagaatatgttttagaatttaattaaaatatatttttatctgattagaaactaataaatttatttacttttataataatcacCATAAATATCATAAAGATAATTTTGTATTACTTGACTGCATAAATCTTCTTATATTAATCAATGCATTTttgtcatatatataaaaaaaagatttttaaaattaaaataattatatataatataaaaatgaaagtgtTTGAACGCGTTAAGTAATAAAGTGACCGTGTGGGGTGTggttaatagaaaataaaagggGCAATTGTAATAGTTTGTAGGCTGTAGCATGCATGGTTTTGGTCGGTGTGAGGGGAAAAAGGACTTAACGGCTCTAATATGATCTGGCTCAAAGGCTAGACAGACAATGGGGGACCCATTTGCTgtgtaaatattaattcaatggattggaaatttatttatttattagccAAAATGAAGGAAGCTTGATTCAcacttatccctttgttgagTTTAAAAATGGTCCCCTACAAATGCAATCGTACCTTTTGATTAAAAATGGAAGATTCTCAAGTGGTTCTTGCACCTTTGGTTTAGCTCGAAATATCTTGCGGCAATAAAGGAACTTGACACCCAATTCAAGGATATGATAGCTTGCTTGTCCTCAATAATATGCTAATTAAATACTCCTCATTATAAGAAAAATGGGTATAAATTCTTTGATAAGTTAAGTTTGCAAGAGagaattaaagttttattttctaGTTTACCTCGAATAATTAATTAAGGCCATATCCAGTTTTTACACTAAGGAAAcatttttcctttcattattcAATCATCATACAAGGTTTTTTTGTTAGTATGTATGTTTATGTTTTGAGTATTCTTTAATGCGATTAGAccataattacaattttttaaaaatattaggactaaaatctcataaaaaatatagataccaaaatcatatattaaaaattaaaaggggaTTGAAATCTTAATTTAGcctatattttgttattgaatgCCACGTTATGTGTCTATGCATAGTTTTAGTATGGTTTCTTCTGTATTCTTGTATCACCTATATTTATCAAGTTATTTTTTAGAAGTAATTtaagaaattgtattttttattaaactacttttaaaaaataaaataccaaatCACAC
This region includes:
- the LOC114383173 gene encoding uncharacterized protein LOC114383173; translated protein: MEAHSPVIAKKLWNVLRITFFMIRKGLVSKRKLIMDMNLMMKKGKLLRKSMSNFMSSHHHHHYSKSLARGYGMQEYEFSCSNSPNPVFFHVPKRKHHFNFPCMNTPEVVEEPNNRPVVLVPNNMTPEYTFNLRFDNINASDFAPGERKSPLLSSSSPFSVRISNYSSEDEENEEQEGGNGNGHVDDQAEDFIRRFYEQLRMQSRMQLLEYQEM